A genomic stretch from Corynebacterium faecale includes:
- the ilvD gene encoding dihydroxy-acid dehydratase gives MIPLRSKVTTVGRNAAGARALWRATGTKENEFGKPIVAIVNSYTQFVPGHVHLKDVGDIVAGAVRKAGGVPKEFNTIAVDDGIAMGHGGMLYSLPSREIIADSVEYMVNAHTADAMVCISNCDKITPGMLNAAMRLNIPVVFVSGGPMEAGKAVVVDGVAHAPTDLITAISASASDDVDDAGLLAVEQSACPTCGSCSGMFTANSMNCLTEALGLSLPGNGSTLATHAARRALFEEAGEAVVKLCERYYGEEDESALPRSIANKKAFENAMALDMAMGGSTNTILHILAAAQEGEIDFDLTDIDVLSKRVPCLSKVAPNSDYHMEDVHRAGGIPAILGELNRGGLLNKDVHSVFSDDLQSWLDEWDIRSGKASEKAVDLFHAAPGGIRTTEAFSTNNRWDTLDTDAENGCIHSVEHAHTADGGLVVLRGNIAPDGAVIKSAGIDEELWTFTGPARVVESQEEAVSVILNKTIQAGEVLVVRYEGPSGGPGMQEMLHPTAFLKGSGLGKKCALITDGRFSGGSSGLSIGHVSPEAAHGGVIGLIEDGDIITIDIHNRVLDLGIPDDEIERRRAAENASDKPWQPKNRQRVVSKALRAYAKMATSADKGAIRQVD, from the coding sequence ATGATTCCTCTTCGTTCAAAAGTCACCACCGTCGGCCGCAATGCAGCCGGAGCCCGCGCCCTGTGGCGTGCAACCGGCACCAAGGAGAATGAATTCGGTAAGCCCATCGTGGCCATCGTCAACTCCTACACCCAGTTCGTGCCGGGCCATGTCCACCTGAAGGATGTCGGGGACATCGTCGCGGGTGCGGTGCGCAAGGCCGGTGGCGTGCCCAAGGAGTTCAACACCATCGCGGTCGATGACGGTATCGCCATGGGACACGGCGGCATGCTGTACTCCCTGCCGTCCCGCGAGATCATTGCTGATTCCGTGGAATACATGGTCAATGCCCACACCGCCGATGCCATGGTGTGCATCTCCAACTGTGACAAGATCACCCCGGGCATGCTCAACGCGGCGATGCGTCTGAATATCCCCGTCGTGTTCGTCTCCGGTGGCCCGATGGAGGCAGGCAAGGCCGTGGTTGTTGATGGTGTCGCCCACGCCCCCACCGATCTCATCACCGCGATCTCCGCATCCGCCAGTGATGATGTGGATGACGCCGGCCTGCTGGCTGTGGAACAGTCCGCCTGCCCGACCTGTGGTTCCTGCTCCGGCATGTTCACCGCCAACTCCATGAACTGCCTGACCGAGGCCCTCGGCCTGTCACTGCCGGGCAATGGCTCCACCCTGGCCACCCACGCCGCACGTCGTGCCCTCTTCGAGGAGGCCGGTGAAGCCGTGGTCAAGCTCTGTGAGCGTTATTACGGCGAGGAGGATGAGTCCGCGCTGCCGCGTTCCATCGCCAACAAGAAGGCCTTTGAAAATGCCATGGCACTGGACATGGCGATGGGTGGTTCCACCAACACCATTCTCCACATCCTGGCAGCTGCCCAGGAAGGTGAGATCGACTTCGACCTGACGGATATCGACGTCCTGTCCAAGCGTGTCCCCTGCCTGTCCAAGGTGGCACCGAACTCGGATTACCACATGGAAGATGTCCACCGCGCCGGTGGCATCCCCGCCATCCTCGGTGAACTCAACCGCGGTGGACTGCTGAACAAGGATGTCCATTCCGTGTTCTCAGATGATCTTCAGTCCTGGCTCGACGAGTGGGATATCCGCTCAGGCAAGGCTTCTGAGAAGGCTGTTGATCTCTTCCACGCCGCACCCGGTGGCATCCGCACCACTGAGGCCTTCTCCACCAACAACCGGTGGGACACCCTGGACACCGATGCTGAGAACGGCTGCATCCACAGCGTTGAGCATGCCCACACCGCTGACGGTGGTCTGGTGGTGCTCCGTGGCAATATCGCCCCGGACGGTGCTGTGATCAAGTCTGCCGGCATCGATGAGGAGCTGTGGACATTCACCGGCCCGGCCCGCGTCGTGGAGAGCCAGGAGGAGGCGGTCTCCGTCATCCTCAACAAGACCATCCAGGCCGGTGAGGTGTTGGTGGTCCGTTATGAGGGTCCATCCGGTGGCCCGGGTATGCAGGAGATGCTGCACCCAACTGCGTTCCTCAAGGGTTCCGGTCTGGGCAAGAAGTGTGCGCTGATCACTGACGGCCGTTTCTCCGGTGGTTCCTCCGGACTGTCCATCGGCCACGTCTCCCCCGAGGCTGCCCATGGCGGTGTCATCGGTCTGATCGAGGATGGGGATATCATCACCATCGATATCCACAAC
- a CDS encoding mechanosensitive ion channel family protein translates to MLPLSYILASLWSWFLNTGINLIIIVIIGMLIPRLGRLIMRIVRHRIEDDTDEESGKNKLAFAGVGLYIVQIVAFFILIVAFLQQLGFSLAGAAIPATVASAAVGFGAQSIIADFLAGFFILTEKQFGVGDWVRFEGGGVEVEGTVVEVTMRATTIRTISHQTIIIPNSAAKVCINNSKEWSRAVVAIPVPMLGSEDINDVIARSENATRRALKEDDVAAVVIGELDVHPAVDIQPPTVVGMPWLVTMRFMVQVTAGNQWLVERAVRTQIIDEFWNEYGSATTVSGALVDKLAVDDHPVDIPTKSYSRKPVFDVPVDALPSRELDDDTPTPSELPSAETAEITADGEVRPTPEGTHPNRPDVSMSVPPKEDQTDETRVMSVTAKDEDDDHIGLFRADAHKKWWQKAFSLGGRTRMSTGGLILALLLLLVAKVFTVEPAEGWEEWNTSNNEVITTPVEEPVEPSPEPVISEEPLLSSEPLAPTTEPTVTTEPAPTDQDSPTTTAGTTATDAPTTTTPNNPATTPATTPTAPLTPTEPAVTVEEQPAPAG, encoded by the coding sequence ATGCTGCCCTTGAGCTATATCCTTGCGTCCCTGTGGTCGTGGTTCCTGAACACGGGAATCAACCTGATCATCATCGTCATCATCGGAATGCTGATCCCGCGCCTCGGCAGGCTGATCATGCGGATCGTGCGCCATCGCATTGAGGATGACACCGATGAGGAATCGGGGAAGAACAAGCTGGCGTTCGCCGGTGTGGGCCTGTACATCGTCCAGATCGTCGCCTTCTTCATCCTGATCGTGGCCTTCCTCCAACAGCTCGGCTTCTCACTGGCCGGCGCTGCGATCCCCGCGACCGTGGCCTCCGCCGCGGTTGGTTTCGGTGCGCAATCCATCATCGCTGACTTCCTGGCGGGCTTTTTCATCCTCACTGAGAAACAGTTCGGTGTGGGTGACTGGGTCCGTTTCGAGGGCGGCGGTGTCGAGGTGGAGGGCACCGTCGTCGAGGTGACGATGCGCGCCACCACCATCCGCACCATCTCACATCAGACGATCATCATCCCGAACTCCGCGGCGAAGGTCTGCATCAACAACTCCAAGGAATGGTCACGCGCCGTGGTGGCCATTCCCGTCCCCATGCTCGGCTCCGAGGATATCAATGATGTGATCGCCCGTTCCGAGAACGCCACCCGCCGCGCCCTCAAGGAAGATGATGTGGCCGCCGTGGTCATCGGTGAACTGGACGTGCACCCGGCCGTGGATATCCAGCCTCCCACCGTGGTGGGTATGCCGTGGCTGGTGACGATGCGCTTCATGGTTCAGGTGACCGCCGGCAACCAGTGGCTGGTGGAACGTGCCGTGCGCACGCAGATCATCGATGAATTCTGGAACGAATACGGTTCCGCCACCACCGTCTCCGGTGCGCTCGTGGACAAGCTCGCGGTGGATGATCATCCGGTGGACATCCCGACGAAGTCCTACTCCCGCAAGCCCGTCTTTGACGTGCCGGTTGATGCTCTTCCGAGCAGAGAGCTTGACGACGACACACCCACCCCCTCCGAACTCCCCTCCGCCGAAACCGCCGAAATCACCGCTGATGGGGAAGTTCGCCCCACCCCGGAGGGCACCCATCCGAACCGCCCCGATGTGTCCATGTCTGTCCCGCCCAAGGAGGACCAGACCGACGAGACCAGGGTCATGTCTGTGACCGCAAAGGATGAGGATGATGACCACATCGGCCTGTTCCGTGCCGATGCACACAAGAAGTGGTGGCAGAAGGCTTTCTCCCTGGGTGGGCGCACCCGCATGAGCACCGGCGGGTTGATCCTGGCCCTGCTTCTGCTCCTGGTGGCCAAGGTCTTCACCGTCGAACCTGCAGAGGGTTGGGAAGAATGGAACACCTCCAACAATGAGGTCATCACCACGCCTGTCGAAGAACCTGTGGAACCCAGCCCCGAACCTGTGATCTCAGAGGAACCTCTGCTGTCCTCCGAACCCCTGGCCCCCACGACTGAACCGACGGTGACCACCGAACCTGCCCCCACTGACCAGGACTCCCCCACCACCACCGCCGGCACCACTGCGACCGATGCGCCGACCACCACCACACCCAACAACCCGGCAACGACTCCAGCAACCACTCCGACTGCACCCCTGACACCAACTGAGCCAGCCGTCACCGTGGAGGAGCAACCGGCCCCCGCAGGGTAG
- a CDS encoding PH domain-containing protein — MSSDAKNNQTTAPDSVGQAELSETFHPERTHLLSAVVLGLISLLTIGAAPQYLWWILALPVLLIWWVLKSATVVDESGINIRYAFRGNKKISWDDFSGIGFKGARTFARTTDGQEFTLPGVTFNSLPRLQQGSYGRIPDALTEGRAAMDGKIVVVQEDGYSVVLTKEEYIARQEALGRDIQIELDDDNTPIDTSDEKPTPQA; from the coding sequence ATGAGTTCAGACGCGAAAAACAACCAGACCACGGCCCCGGACAGTGTTGGCCAGGCGGAACTTTCTGAAACCTTCCACCCTGAACGCACACACCTCCTCAGCGCCGTGGTCCTCGGACTGATCTCACTTCTCACCATCGGCGCAGCACCGCAGTACCTGTGGTGGATTCTGGCCCTGCCCGTCCTCCTCATCTGGTGGGTGCTCAAATCCGCCACCGTGGTGGACGAAAGCGGCATCAACATCCGCTACGCCTTCCGTGGCAATAAGAAGATCTCCTGGGATGATTTCTCCGGCATCGGATTCAAGGGAGCGCGCACCTTCGCCCGCACCACCGATGGTCAGGAATTCACCCTCCCGGGCGTGACCTTCAACTCCCTCCCCCGCCTCCAGCAGGGGTCCTATGGCCGCATCCCGGATGCCCTCACCGAGGGACGTGCCGCGATGGACGGCAAGATCGTGGTGGTCCAGGAGGACGGTTATTCCGTGGTCCTGACCAAGGAGGAGTATATTGCCCGGCAGGAAGCGCTGGGCCGTGACATTCAGATCGAATTGGATGATGACAACACTCCGATCGACACCTCTGATGAGAAGCCAACGCCACAAGCGTAA